The Ooceraea biroi isolate clonal line C1 chromosome 7, Obir_v5.4, whole genome shotgun sequence genomic sequence GGCTCTGTCTACGTTTGAACAGGATGTGGCTTCTGTTGGGGAAGATGGGAAGCTTAATCTTCTCACTGCTGCGGAGAAGAAACCAGTCAGGATTATTGGTAAATGTTGCAATaaggaaatttatattaacatacaCTTTGTTTACAGCGTATATGATTAAATTAGTATGCTtggaagaatattattaacttaaattttgtaatctaAATATTCAGAAGATGCCGATAGCTGCTCGATGTACTGCGTTGACTTCTTGAGGCACAGTGAAGTGCTTACGGGCAATTCGAGGGGCCACATGAAAGTTTGGGATCTAAGGAACGACCGGGACGTGCCTGCCACCACGTTCATGCTCTCCGATCAAGTAAAAGTAAGCTGTGAAAATAGACGTTCCTCTAATTTCTCTGATATCGAATCAAGTCTTCGGTCATCTTTGCACTTGCAATTCTGTACTGATGCGACAAACACTTTTTGCAGACAGCAGCTACAAGTATCGCGCATCATCCTACACAGAGGCATATCGTGGTTGCCGGTGGAGGCGATGGGAGTCTAACCATATGGGACTTGAGGCAAAATACTTACCCGATCTCGCAGCTTAACGCACACGCGAAAACTGTCAGTGAGATattgttccatcaggacaggCCTGACAATCTCTTCACTTGTTCCATCAGCGGAGAATTGTGGCACTGGAATAACGCGCAAGCCTCAAAATTAAAGCTCGGTAAGTAagcttgaataaatattaattaatatagagtgtatatatgttatatattatataaattagtatatataatatttttattataatattaagtaaGGACTAATTTGGAGGATCTATTTTGTCATGTCAGATTCTATGGACACACATTGGTTAAATACAATTAGTGCAAACGGAAAAGTTAATGTAACCTCATTGTGCACTGCGATgcataaatcaataaatagtATCGATATTGATAGATCGATGCTGCTCTTCGGGTGTGACAATGAAGCTATATACGTTGTAAGAAATGtgcttatttaataataacatgttatttttatatctttagtatacataaataaaattaccaatttttctttattttatggtGTTATTTCCTTGGATATATATAACCTAGACTTGATTTTgcttaataactttaattaaatactttttcataatttttaaatcttcgATATTAAGTATTTTTTGTGATCAAATATTAGTTGGAGTTATATTTGACTACACACTTGGAATTAAATGAAGGCCCTCGTTAAGTTGATACAAATTGCTTCAAGTAAGCccgtttatttttacaaatacaaGATACAAACCAATCACATACCTAAAATTAGACAGCATAGCCGATTCTTCTTGTACATTATACTTTACGCGATTAGACGAATTTGCAATCCGAACGTGACGCGCCAATGATCGTTACGGATGGCTCCATCTGCTGTCACTTTCCGTTACTAGAAAGATGGAAAGCTTCGAGGTCGCCGCTGGCGCTTATTTGCCATTTTGACTGACGCCTTGCCTGAATCTTCATAAACAGTTTAGCTTACCGTTCCAAGTGGGAAAGGACGCTATGTCGAAGCGCAGGATCGAGGTCGTGGACCCGTACGTCAAACGAAAAGCCACGTGAGTGCACCAGCGTATTTCCCGTGTATTTCTCGAGTGACGGGGCAGCCCAGCGTGATCCTCGTCGATCTCGGAGTCCCTTGCCATGTGCAACATCGTGCGCGTATATATTTATCGCGCggaacgcgcgtgcacgtgaaTTTCAATGACGTGTAACTCGCACGTATCTAATGATACTCATTAGACGTCATCGATAAATTCGGTGGATCTCGAGTCTCGTCGAGACTGCAGACCCTGCCCGATACTTCCGGCGGTTACAATAAAGACCTCGGATCGCTGACTCCGACTGTAACGGTTCTCAATCTGACACACGCTCTTCGTACTTGAAATTGTCGGGACAGTTATTCCGCGTGGTCATTCCGTCCGTTGTGCGATTGCAAACACGCATACAAGCTCATCGTCATCTCGTTGATCTCGTTGCTCATTGCTCGtggattaataatatcttgaGAGAGTTTGTGTCGAGGAGGATGCGTGTTCTCAACTTGATGCGTTTGTTGTCAACTCGCGGTTGCTAATGAGGAACGCATAAGTGTCTCCGTTACGCATCGTATATTTACACGCTGGAGTAATAAATGATACAATGACTGCTTTACAGGGACGGTTCAACGTCCAACAATGTGGCGACCACAGCGTCGACGGCGACGAAGAGCCAAGTACAATTCAACCCATACACCATGCTGCCGTACACACCGAAGTACTATGAACtttataagaaaagaataactCTGCCTGTGTTCGAGTATCGTGCTGATTTCATGAGATTGGTGTCCCAGCACCAATGCATCGTTCTCGTCGGAGAGACAGGATCTGGCAAGACCACACAAATACCGCAATGGTGCGTCGAATATTCAAGGAGTATTGGATCCAAAGGAGTCGCCTGCACACAGCCGAGGAGAGTGGCGGCAATGAGCGTCGCTCAAAGAGTGTCAGAGGAGATGGATGTTGCCTTAGGTAATTATATGTCAGAGAAATACgagaatgtatatttttattaataatttatatattttatttcaaattaaaagtttaattaaaattaaattaatattttattttatttttaattaaatttaagtaattttgaattttgctactttttatttctaacatttttttttttaaattgctaaatattctatattacataaatataataaaatttgtattattcacgtatatacatatatatatttgtgttgACAGGCCAAGAAGTAGGATACAGCATCCGTTTTGAAGATTGTAGTTCCCCGAAAACTGTGTTGAAGTACATGACCGATGGTATGTTACTTCGTGAAGGTATGTCCGATCCCATGCTGGATGCTTACCAAGTGATACTGCTCGATGAAGCGCACGAAAGAACGTTAGCCACCGACTTGCTCATGGGTGTTTTGAAAGAAGTGATTAAACAGAGACTGGATTTGAAACTTGTGATTATGAGTGCCACCTTAGACGCCGGGAAGTTTCAGCAGTACTTCGATAACGCACCTCTCATGAACGTACCTGGTAGAACGCATCCGGTCGAGATATTTTACACGCCGGAGCCGGAGAGAGATTACCTAGAGGCTGCGATCAGGACCGTCATCCAGATCCAGATGTGCGAGGAGATCCCCGGCGATCTCTTGCTGTTTTTGACTGGCCAGGAGGAAATCGAGGAGGCGTGCAAGAGAATCAAACGAGAGATGGACAACCTGGGACCTGAAGTCGGCGAACTGAAGTGTATACCGTTGTACTCGACGCTGCCGCCGAATCTCCAGCAGAGAATATTCGAAGCCGCTCCACCTACCAAATCTAACGGCGCTATCGGTCGTAAAGTCGTGGTGTCGACCAATATCGCAGAAACATCGTTGACCATCGACGGAGTCGTCTTCGTTATAGATCCTGGTTTTGCCAAGCAAAAAGTAAGTAGCGTTGATCGATTAGGATTCTCATATTCAGGAACTTTAATCACGGGTTTGTTAATCTcgcacgtttcttttttcatttaggTGTACAATCCGCGAATCCGTGTCGAGTCTCTCTTAGTGTCGCCTATCAGTAAAGCCTCCGCGCAACAGAGAGCCGGACGTGCTGGTAGAACGAGGCCCGGGAAGTGTTTCAGATTGTATACGGAGAAGGCGTACAAAAACGAGATGCAGGATAACACGTATCCTGAAATCTTGCGTTCCAATCTCGGGAGCGTGGTGCTGCAACTGAAGAAACTTGGCATCGACGATTTGGTACgtttcttcaaattttataactattttataattttattttaccattttataattttataaatattatttatagccATCTCGTTATTATCAgtctcatattttttttactttaaataatataatatgaaaatattttatcgtgcGCCGCTACGCAGGTGCATTTCGATTTTATGGACCCGCCCGCACCGGAGACTCTCATGCGAGCGTTGGAGCTCCTGAATTACCTGGCAGCTCTCGACGACGATGGGAATTTAACGGACCTTGGCGCAGTTATGGCAGAATTCCCATTGGATCCCCAGTTGGCGAAAATGCTCATAGCGTCTTGCAATCACAATTGTAGCAACGAGATACTCAGTATCACCGCTATGCTTTCAGGTAATGTATCGAGGTTTGTCGCTTCATGCAATGATAATTGCGCATAAgcgcgtaataataatttatcagcttcgaacaaataaattaattcgtaaATTGTTAAATCGTTATTTGTtaactattaaaattatacgtgtatacaTAAAAAGTACAAGTGATAGAGTCAGAGTCGTGTTAAGATGACATGCTAGTATATTGATGATTGATGTGGTATTAGTCCCACAGTGCTTTGTGAGACCGAACGAATCGAAGAAGGCTGCCGATGATGCAAAAATGAAGTTCGCGCACATTGATGGCGATCATCTGACGTTACTTAACGTGTATCATTCCTTCAAGCAACGTAAGTAGTTTATCTCTCGACGGTTTATTTCTTACAGCGGAAGCGTACGCGTTTCAAGTCAGTTCCACTTATCGCTGACGAATAATCTTTACAGATATGGAGGATGTCCATTGGTGCTACGACAATTACGTGAACTACCGGTCGTTAAAGAGTGGCGACAACGTGAGACAGCAATTGAGTAGAATAATGGATAGATTCGTGTTGAAGCGCACGTCGACGGACTTCAACTCGAAAGACTATTACATCAACATCAGGAAAGCTCTCGTCAATGGCTTCTTCATGCAGGTGAGTTATCGTTATTTttgcgtaaaataaaattgataaaaaaataaaataaaataaataaaattgataaaaaagttTCAATCACGCTGTTTCGTTTCTCCGTTAATGTACTGTGTCGTTACTGACGttaattctgttttttattgTTCGATCAGGTGGCGCATTTAGAGAGAACAGGACATTATCTAACTATCAAGGATAATCAGATAGTGCAATTGCATCCGAGTAGCTGTCTGGATCATAAACCGGAATgggttatttacaatgaatttGTGCTCACTACCAAGAATTACATTAGAACGGTCACCGACATCAAACgtaagtttcttttttttattgcgaaCCATGCGCAGTGCTTCTTATTTAATCCATTTGTTTTTTTCGTtctaataatttgttaattctcCATTCCTTTATTTTACAGCCGACTGGTTGCTTATGATAGCACCACAATATTACGATCTACAAAATTTCCCCCAATGCGAGGCGAAGAGGCAACTCGAAATGATTCAAGCGAAATTAGACTCGAAGCAATATCAGGAAGGCTTCTAACCTCTATACATTTTAGACATGTTTGACATCGTTGGACGCGAAATGTGACGCAGAATGCTCAGTCAAGCTTTTATCGTAATAAATGGCACACGACTTTTTCATGTATCAAAACCACATCACATACAAGACATCGTAAAACACGCAACGTGAAAAGCCACTTTTTGTCTttcactttaaaaaaaaaacaatggAAACAgtacgttaaaatatttaggttttttttttatacaagcCTGCAATCGGCTTGTACAATGtaaaaaattgagaatatttAAGTATTTTCAACGCTTAAGCCAAAAGAAAAGGAACAAAAAAGACGAAAATGGAGGATTCATTAGTTCGAGACGGTAGAGACGGTAGTTAATCGAAAAGGGTTATTTATATACACTTAAGAAAGAAACGTAGCCTCTAAGCAATTTTAAGCAGCAGAATTCGTTAATCTACGTTTACATTCGACGTATCTGGAATCACTCTAgatataatagattaatttttgtattaaacgTTGGCCGTATAACGTGAGGAAGGGATATAAAATGATCACTATATTAAGTATCGCTTTATAGATAGTCGAAAGTCGGcaggaaatttatatttatttaactccCTGGGCAGAAGGTTCGTTTTTTATTGACGCCAGCACGTTTCTCTTATCGCTACGATGATGGATCATGTACGGCTTGAAATTTCAGTTCTGGATTCTGTGCTTcttgaatttgaatttgagTTTAAATTGTGGCAGCGCATGTCTACGAGACTTTTCCGAATGAAATGTAAAAGAGAACCAATGCACGATTTTACATTGCTTATTATACGTAAACACAGTTTCCCTAGACCTGACAGAATCAAATTACAGAAAGAAGAatgatgtaattaaaaagCGTAAGCAGCAGGTAGTTTATAAAACACCAGCGTTTAGTGTGAGAAAACTATTGTCTTCAGTAGCACACCTGAAGAACACAAAGTAAATTCGGTATCCTATATGTTTATTGTTCATTATTGATATTCTACAcgtattaacaataaatatatggaTTTTGCTTTTGACACGAGAGTTCATAAGTGATTCCTGTGTTcacgaattttgaatttattcTCTGTTTAATCACGAGTAGGTACCAGCCGCCTATCACACTCTGATAATGCTTTTGATTTTGTAAGTAAATaggaagataaaaaattaatttctagaaatttatattgcgCAGGATgctatcttattttatttatattattttcgtgacacgtataatttttatagataaataagCTACTTTTAGGTCCAATCTATCCTAGATAACTCGGGAGGAACAAATCACCGGTTGCGAAATTTCACTATAGCGGCGACAGTGATATTTTTTCGACGCGTCAGGTGAGGTTGGTACGGATTTCCCGCGCGCGTAATTCCGTCGCATAATGCTCGTTGCATCTGCCACCTTCGGTGACATGTGTTACGGCAAGTGGTGTTAACAAGTATTTATCGCTATTCGATAACACGAGGACGCGTCGAGCAATCAAATATCGTTCTGCAAGGTTTCGGTGAGGTATTTACGGTATTTACGAACAGGCAGCATGTTCAGTCTAAGCGAGCTCAACGAGCAGTTGAAAGACGCCAGCCGAAAGTGTACCGGTACCGGGGTTTCTTTCGCCGGCCAGTCGCTTGTACTGGATACCGCAGAGGACGGTAAGAACTCAGTATTTTTCCCACAAATTGCCTGTTCAATACATTCTCCGTCCAGAGGCGTATGAGGTTATGTAAACAAATGTGTGAACTTGGTTCTGGGTCTCACAAATATGATAACAATCATCGTTTCACAAACTTTTATTTGCCTCTATAAAATtctcaattctatttataatagACCGCATAACGtttatagataaatatttaatgctaTAATTTTGTAGATAACTATTTAATGCCGTAACTGGTAGACCAACGTTTACAATAAAGCTTAAAATAAAGTTACTTTGTGTACTGCACAGCTGTTCGAGTAGTGGAAGCGATAAAAGCATGTCCGTGCTTAGAGTACCTAGATTTAGAAGGAAATACGCTCGGCACACCGGCGGCGGAAGCCATTGCTGAGGTGTTGAAGGAAAAGGGAACCTCCTTGAAGAGAGCATTGTGGAAGGACATGTTCACTGGCCGTTTAAAAACAGAAATCCCAAAGGCATTGGAGTATCTAGGTATAGCATTGTGCACAGCTGGCAGTCGCCTCACTGAACTCGACCTGAGTGACAATGCTTTCGGCCCGATCGGTATTCAGGGCTTGGCAAATCTGTTGATGTCGAGTCCGTGTTATACTCTTCAAGAATTAAGGTTGAACAATAACGGCCTTGGCATATCGGGTGGAAAGATGCTAGCTAAAGCATTGGAGAAGTGCCACGAGAACAGCTCGAAAGAAGGTAAAGTGTTGTAAAATATTGCGAGCATCGATGTGCCAGCAAAATTTTCGTACAAGTATTTAGCGAAACACATTTTATTGCACAGGCACGCCGCTGGCACTGAAGGTTTTCATCGTCGGCAGAAACCGACTGGAAAACGAAGGTGCGCAGGCACTGGCATCCGTGTTCCAGAAGCTGAAGACGTTGGAGGAAGTGGTGATGCCGCAGAACGGCATATATCATATCGGCATCGCGGCACTCGCGAGGGGACTGTCCGCCAATCCCGGCCTGCGAGTATTAAATCTCAACGACAATACGATCGGATTGAAAGGCGCGAGCGCGCTTGCCGAGGTCCTACCGACCTTTCGCAGTCTGGAAGAATTGAATCTCGGGGATTGTTTGCTGAAAACTAAGGGGACGTTGGTCTTAACGGAGGCGTTGGCAATCAGCGGTAATCACGTATCCCTCAGGTGCCTGGACTTGAGTAACAACGAGATACGCATGGACGGCGGGAGTGCCATCGCCAGGGCCATGAGCGACAAGGCTCGCCTAACGAATCTGCAGTTGGACGGCAATTGCTTCGGGACGGAGGGACGTGAGAAACTTCGGCAGGTTCTTACGAAGTTGGGGAGGATCGACGCGCTGAACTCCTTGGATGAGGATTACACCGAggatgaggaggaggaggaggatgacgCTAGTGAAAAAGAGGATGACGGtaacgaggaagaggagagcgaGGAATGCGAGAGCGATAACAACGAGAATGAGGCAAACGAGAAAGACAACAGAGTGCACAACCTCGCGCAAAGCACGGTAACGGTGGCAGAATTCTTGAAATCACCGACAAGCGAGAAACTATTGTTACTGCAGGATGACAGTACGCAAGCTTTCATTGACCACGCGATGGTACGTATTAATATGTGTGCGTTAACATATCTCATTCTATTTCTAACAAAATTGACCGTATTTTATAGAATTTGGCAATTCAGAGCGATGCGACTAcggaaggaaaatatatcgAGGAATTTGTACAGATAATTATGAAGGTATCGGCGTTATGCGACAGCGGTTACATGGTGGTGAGGCTGAAAGCAGAAACCTTGTCGGATGCATTGTACGTGAAGCTGTTCTCTTACGCGGTAGAGAAGGAGAAGATCTCGAGTTTAAATAACGCGTTGTTAGTCAATCTTGGTTTAATAAAGGTAAGACAGAAATTAGAAATCAtacaataaattgtaatataacttATACATGTATTGCATACAGAGAACAGGTAAGCTACATaagcattttttcttttcagggtgaggacaagagtaaaaaaattgattggaACTTGGAAGGATGTTTTAAAGCTCTAGAGAAAATTAGTCAGAGGGACTATTTCTTGGGACCAACGAGGagtatattaaaactatttatagAGAAACCAATGAAAACTAATCGCGCTAACGTAGTAGATCCGTTTCAAGATTCCAAGGCTGCGCTTAAAGCTGTCCTAGACAGCACTCAGGTTACGTaaattcattgaaaatttCCCCTCTATTGGTATGTAAGgtatacttatttatttttacatgtcgcgcgcgcgcatatatatatgtgaaaaGTGATTTCTCACGTAAAATTATAGGCGtcattattgtataataaattttgcagaGCTTGCAGAAGTTTATAGCAAACTGATGAACTTTATAACGAACTTGAGATTTTAAAGTACGATTTTgtattttcgatattaaaacttttttaattcacatattttttttgcaacattacttttatatcccatgatgtaatttttacacaaaGAGTTTATACaatgagtaataataaaaataaaaaatatgtttattaccgtacatcgatatatatatatatatatatatatgtatatatatatcctataTCAATCATTTCAGAGTCTAGTGCACGTTGCTTCCATataattctcaatttaataattggaataataattgcgTGAAGTAATAACATGCGTGAAAGCTCATTCATAAAATaagtttgtattatttttttaaggcAATGTAAcaaacgtatatataataaaaataaattttcctaaaatacgtaatattttatatcgcagTATAGGAatcaattttgtataaaataatacttgatgtccgattttgtataataatcaaTTTCAAGGAAGTGATTATTGTAACCTAATTAAGATACTAGCAGCGAAATGAAAGAGGATATCTAGTATGTAACATTCATCACCAATCCAAACAAGATCAGATAATCAGTttaatgtgaaataaataatgcttgcgtgtgtacgtgtaaaGCTGGCGCCAGACCAAGCGCGATTCGTAACTGGCGATTCGTGATTCGCAGAGATTTATTGAGCATTCGGGAAAATTCGTCAATTCAGGGCCCGATTAAGGAGGGACAACCCCGGGCCTCACCCAAGCATCattcaagaatatttattttccgaATAACTGAAAATGGGCCTCCCTCAAAAATCTTAATCCGACCCTGCGCCAGTGTAAATCTTACACTTATTCGCGATTCGCAGTATATCATTCGTAATTCGAGTCAGTGCGAACGGCGAATCGCATATGAGGAATCGAAGAATTTCCCCCTCCACACTGTTcacaaatgtaaatttatattgaattaCGAATCGCGCGTAGTCCGGCGCTGGCTGAAAACTTGATATGAAATGCACTGAACGTGTTATTCCCACCTTTGTTCGTTTTCGTACTGTACGATATTCATAACAACTTTTTGCGGAAAGCCTGTTTTAACTTATAACATATAGCGTCGTGAGACCTATTTCGTAGCAGCAACCGCGGACGTTGGATCCCAGCCTGGATGAAAGAGATCAACCGACAGCGGTATGCAATGTGACGATGACTGATCTTTCATGTACATCGTTGCCTGAAAAACACgagataatattttcgaaacttgaTTACGTTACcttctcttttatatatatatttctataatacatACGAGAAATAGAACCAGCTGTAATTTATCTTTGATGCTACAGTCTTGTCCCAAAGTAGACGGATAGCTTACTGCTCCATCGTCCTCTCGTACATCAGCCGCTATTAATTCTAGGCATCGTTTCTCGTCTATTCgaaacgattgcaatatcgAGGCTACAAATTATGATTATAAAAAGTATgagtatatttttttgtttagaaTTTATTTGGGTAATAAAGTACACTTACCTCTGTCAGAAGCTTCGGCGGATAAAAACCTCTTTAGAACCGTGCTAGCATTAGCGTTTTCAGAGAACAAATGCGGGTAACGTCTGAGAAGCAGTTTCGTTAGCAGCATATTGCCACGATTGCCAGCTAGACTGTTATTaggtatacaaattatttcgtCCTCTGTTCTTCTCACTAGCAATATAGGTCCATTATACCTATCAAATAAAAGGTTCAACGATAcgattaaatatacattgaaCAAAGTAGACTACATATCGTGTAGAAAATATCCACGTTATttacgaaatataatatttatttagccTACCTATTAAGTTGTTCTGctatatttaaattgaaataacatcTGATTATATTGCGAACTAGACCTTCGAAGGACGGTGGCATTGCTTTAATAGC encodes the following:
- the LOC105279251 gene encoding pre-mRNA-splicing factor ATP-dependent RNA helicase DHX15 isoform X2 yields the protein MSENIQGTFVSEKISKIRWQHADFTEAKHFLTGSWDNPVNKITYWTFRTSYDEEPSPAILSSYSFLGDVTELKFISKDYFVASSSLGSVKLLQIDEDTCTEFKEHMAWEFIHSFKTTDYASCTALSTFEQDVASVGEDGKLNLLTAAEKKPVRIIEDADSCSMYCVDFLRHSEVLTGNSRGHMKVWDLRNDRDVPATTFMLSDQVKTAATSIAHHPTQRHIVVAGGGDGSLTIWDLRQNTYPISQLNAHAKTVSEILFHQDRPDNLFTCSISGELWHWNNAQASKLKLDSMDTHWLNTISANGKVNVTSLCTAMHKSINSIDIDRSMLLFGCDNEARDGSTSNNVATTASTATKSQVQFNPYTMLPYTPKYYELYKKRITLPVFEYRADFMRLVSQHQCIVLVGETGSGKTTQIPQWCVEYSRSIGSKGVACTQPRRVAAMSVAQRVSEEMDVALGQEVGYSIRFEDCSSPKTVLKYMTDGMLLREGMSDPMLDAYQVILLDEAHERTLATDLLMGVLKEVIKQRLDLKLVIMSATLDAGKFQQYFDNAPLMNVPGRTHPVEIFYTPEPERDYLEAAIRTVIQIQMCEEIPGDLLLFLTGQEEIEEACKRIKREMDNLGPEVGELKCIPLYSTLPPNLQQRIFEAAPPTKSNGAIGRKVVVSTNIAETSLTIDGVVFVIDPGFAKQKVYNPRIRVESLLVSPISKASAQQRAGRAGRTRPGKCFRLYTEKAYKNEMQDNTYPEILRSNLGSVVLQLKKLGIDDLVHFDFMDPPAPETLMRALELLNYLAALDDDGNLTDLGAVMAEFPLDPQLAKMLIASCNHNCSNEILSITAMLSVPQCFVRPNESKKAADDAKMKFAHIDGDHLTLLNVYHSFKQHMEDVHWCYDNYVNYRSLKSGDNVRQQLSRIMDRFVLKRTSTDFNSKDYYINIRKALVNGFFMQVAHLERTGHYLTIKDNQIVQLHPSSCLDHKPEWVIYNEFVLTTKNYIRTVTDIKPDWLLMIAPQYYDLQNFPQCEAKRQLEMIQAKLDSKQYQEGF
- the LOC105279249 gene encoding ran GTPase-activating protein 1 → MFSLSELNEQLKDASRKCTGTGVSFAGQSLVLDTAEDAVRVVEAIKACPCLEYLDLEGNTLGTPAAEAIAEVLKEKGTSLKRALWKDMFTGRLKTEIPKALEYLGIALCTAGSRLTELDLSDNAFGPIGIQGLANLLMSSPCYTLQELRLNNNGLGISGGKMLAKALEKCHENSSKEGTPLALKVFIVGRNRLENEGAQALASVFQKLKTLEEVVMPQNGIYHIGIAALARGLSANPGLRVLNLNDNTIGLKGASALAEVLPTFRSLEELNLGDCLLKTKGTLVLTEALAISGNHVSLRCLDLSNNEIRMDGGSAIARAMSDKARLTNLQLDGNCFGTEGREKLRQVLTKLGRIDALNSLDEDYTEDEEEEEDDASEKEDDGNEEEESEECESDNNENEANEKDNRVHNLAQSTVTVAEFLKSPTSEKLLLLQDDSTQAFIDHAMNLAIQSDATTEGKYIEEFVQIIMKVSALCDSGYMVVRLKAETLSDALYVKLFSYAVEKEKISSLNNALLVNLGLIKGEDKSKKIDWNLEGCFKALEKISQRDYFLGPTRSILKLFIEKPMKTNRANVVDPFQDSKAALKAVLDSTQVT
- the LOC105279251 gene encoding putative pre-mRNA-splicing factor ATP-dependent RNA helicase PRP1 isoform X1, encoding MSKRRIEVVDPYVKRKATDGSTSNNVATTASTATKSQVQFNPYTMLPYTPKYYELYKKRITLPVFEYRADFMRLVSQHQCIVLVGETGSGKTTQIPQWCVEYSRSIGSKGVACTQPRRVAAMSVAQRVSEEMDVALGQEVGYSIRFEDCSSPKTVLKYMTDGMLLREGMSDPMLDAYQVILLDEAHERTLATDLLMGVLKEVIKQRLDLKLVIMSATLDAGKFQQYFDNAPLMNVPGRTHPVEIFYTPEPERDYLEAAIRTVIQIQMCEEIPGDLLLFLTGQEEIEEACKRIKREMDNLGPEVGELKCIPLYSTLPPNLQQRIFEAAPPTKSNGAIGRKVVVSTNIAETSLTIDGVVFVIDPGFAKQKVYNPRIRVESLLVSPISKASAQQRAGRAGRTRPGKCFRLYTEKAYKNEMQDNTYPEILRSNLGSVVLQLKKLGIDDLVHFDFMDPPAPETLMRALELLNYLAALDDDGNLTDLGAVMAEFPLDPQLAKMLIASCNHNCSNEILSITAMLSVPQCFVRPNESKKAADDAKMKFAHIDGDHLTLLNVYHSFKQHMEDVHWCYDNYVNYRSLKSGDNVRQQLSRIMDRFVLKRTSTDFNSKDYYINIRKALVNGFFMQVAHLERTGHYLTIKDNQIVQLHPSSCLDHKPEWVIYNEFVLTTKNYIRTVTDIKPDWLLMIAPQYYDLQNFPQCEAKRQLEMIQAKLDSKQYQEGF